The following are encoded together in the Verrucomicrobiota bacterium genome:
- the glgA gene encoding glycogen synthase GlgA: MKILFVCSECMPYVKTGGLGDATAGLAKALGELGHEVRVLMPLYSEIPREKYKIKYLASSCIHMGDGEEQWIGLYEGSLSLKVRIWFMECDRFFARPGIYSYNNEDYPDNAYRYALLSKAALQIAKDQIFIPEVMHVHDWPAALVPLFLKTWDRILSPLSSTASVLTIHNIGYQGVYTADVLKFLGVGLEYYHSGCLEAHGRINMLKAGIAMADAITTVSPTHADEICDPIGGMGMAPYISSRKGDLFGILNGVDYDHWDPETDEHIPFNYSVRDTSGKVGCKKELQRYFGLPEGKEIPVVGIVTRLVAQKGISLMQEALGSVVDEMDLQLVMLGSGLHETEAFFHRLKQRFPDKVGIHIGFSGPLSHLIEAGSDFFLMPSIYEPCGLNQIYSLKYGTVPIVRSTGGLEDTVVDWKNNNGTGIKFNDISADSMKEALCRAMQLWYDYPKEYLAIRKRGMKQDFCWKESAKKYEVVYTHAIERRLNLLPEAVKEDVHEKGTMSKVKNNLSKSKGAAGRLQRVNGNFMLQAIRGTSKGKS; encoded by the coding sequence ATGAAAATCTTATTTGTATGTTCTGAATGCATGCCCTACGTGAAAACGGGTGGACTAGGAGATGCGACAGCAGGGCTTGCTAAAGCTCTGGGTGAATTAGGACATGAAGTCAGAGTCTTGATGCCTCTCTACTCAGAGATTCCGAGGGAGAAATATAAGATTAAGTACTTAGCATCATCTTGTATTCATATGGGTGATGGTGAAGAGCAATGGATAGGACTCTATGAGGGCAGTTTGAGCTTAAAAGTTCGAATTTGGTTTATGGAGTGTGATCGTTTTTTTGCGAGGCCCGGCATCTATAGTTATAATAATGAGGATTATCCAGATAACGCTTATCGTTATGCCCTATTATCCAAAGCAGCTCTACAAATAGCTAAAGATCAGATATTTATACCAGAAGTCATGCATGTTCATGATTGGCCTGCCGCTTTAGTTCCTCTTTTCCTGAAGACTTGGGATAGGATTTTATCTCCGCTTTCCTCTACCGCTAGCGTTCTAACAATTCATAATATTGGCTATCAAGGGGTTTACACTGCGGATGTCTTGAAATTTTTAGGTGTTGGACTCGAGTATTATCACTCAGGATGTCTAGAGGCACACGGACGGATCAATATGCTTAAAGCGGGGATTGCTATGGCTGATGCCATTACGACGGTTTCTCCCACTCATGCAGATGAGATTTGTGATCCTATTGGAGGGATGGGGATGGCGCCATATATCAGCTCCAGAAAGGGCGATCTATTTGGTATTTTAAACGGAGTTGATTACGACCACTGGGATCCTGAGACTGATGAGCATATTCCATTTAATTATTCTGTTAGGGATACAAGTGGCAAAGTGGGCTGTAAAAAAGAGCTTCAAAGATATTTTGGATTACCAGAGGGCAAAGAGATTCCAGTAGTAGGTATTGTTACCCGATTAGTAGCCCAGAAAGGCATTTCATTAATGCAAGAAGCCTTAGGTTCTGTGGTAGATGAAATGGACTTACAGTTGGTAATGCTTGGTTCAGGCTTACATGAGACAGAGGCATTCTTTCACCGATTGAAGCAACGTTTTCCTGATAAAGTTGGGATTCATATTGGCTTTTCTGGACCCCTGTCTCACTTGATAGAAGCTGGTAGTGACTTTTTCCTGATGCCCTCTATCTACGAGCCGTGTGGCCTGAACCAAATTTACTCATTAAAATATGGTACTGTCCCCATAGTCCGGTCAACAGGTGGACTCGAGGATACGGTAGTCGATTGGAAAAATAACAATGGAACAGGCATTAAGTTTAACGATATTTCTGCCGATTCTATGAAAGAAGCTCTGTGCCGGGCTATGCAACTTTGGTATGACTATCCCAAAGAGTACTTAGCTATAAGAAAGCGGGGCATGAAGCAGGATTTTTGTTGGAAAGAATCTGCTAAAAAATATGAAGTTGTTTACACACATGCAATAGAGCGGCGTTTGAATTTGCTGCCAGAAGCAGTCAAAGAAGACGTCCATGAGAAGGGAACTATGAGCAAGGTAAAAAATAATCTTAGCAAGAGCAAGGGTGCAGCGGGTCGTCTGCAAAGAGTAAATGGTAATTTTATGCTTCAGGCAATCCGAGGTACTAGCAAAGGCAAGTCCTAG
- the uvrB gene encoding excinuclease ABC subunit UvrB gives MRFKLAGGMKPSGDQPQAIEKLSKRLESNEKSSVLLGVTGSGKTFTMANVIEKINRPTLVISHNKTLAAQLFSELKQFFPNNAVEYFVSYFDYYQPEAYVPRTDTYIEKDSSINEEIERLRLSATSSLLTRRDVVVVASVSCIYGLGSPEDYEQMVVSIAVGDIMSRDAFLARLVETQYERNDVEINRGKFRVRGDVIELAPAYTEEGLRVEFFGDEIDRISSFDLLTGETLGELPRSIVFPARHFVTPHEKMRRAIVHIQKELDERIAQFEQQGKYLEAQRIKMRTTYDIDMMQEMGFCNGIENYSRHLSARPPGSRPYTLIDFFPKDFLTIIDESHASVPQIGGMYAGDRSRKMVLVEHGFRLPSALDNRPLNAAEFESLMNQVVYVSATPADYELKEVKGEVIEQIIRPTGLLDPLIQMKPLRGQIDTVMSESRKRIERGERVLVTTLTKRTAEDLSNYLRESGLKVQYIHAEVDAVARVEILRSLRQGECDILVGINLLREGLDLPEVSLVAILDADKEGYLRSETSLIQTAGRAARHVNGTVILFADKKTKSINKLIEVTEYRRKKQMAHNQLKGITPKTVKRAVQESLSTIVRGNSASSRVMEGANQDGDILETLRELQSEMVEASERLEFEKAALLRDQIKELKTQLGNDPEILEEKTMKRKKISYRGKIKKMS, from the coding sequence GTGAGATTTAAATTAGCAGGCGGTATGAAGCCTAGTGGAGATCAGCCACAAGCCATCGAAAAACTCAGTAAGCGTCTTGAATCAAATGAGAAATCATCAGTCCTACTGGGAGTCACTGGCTCAGGGAAGACGTTCACTATGGCTAATGTCATAGAAAAGATAAATCGTCCTACATTAGTAATTTCTCATAATAAAACACTTGCTGCCCAATTGTTCAGTGAGCTAAAGCAGTTTTTCCCAAATAATGCAGTTGAATACTTTGTAAGCTACTTTGATTACTATCAACCTGAGGCCTATGTGCCACGGACTGATACCTATATTGAAAAGGATTCTAGTATCAATGAAGAAATTGAGAGGTTGAGGTTGTCTGCTACAAGCTCGCTTTTAACCCGTAGAGACGTCGTGGTCGTGGCAAGCGTTTCATGCATTTATGGGTTAGGGTCGCCGGAAGACTACGAACAGATGGTAGTTTCTATAGCTGTAGGTGACATCATGAGTCGCGATGCCTTTTTGGCTAGGTTGGTGGAAACACAGTATGAACGCAATGATGTAGAGATTAATCGCGGTAAATTTCGAGTGCGTGGAGATGTTATTGAGCTTGCACCTGCTTATACGGAGGAGGGGCTGCGAGTTGAGTTTTTTGGAGACGAAATTGATCGTATTTCGAGCTTTGATCTGCTCACGGGAGAAACATTAGGAGAGTTGCCGCGCAGTATTGTTTTTCCAGCTCGCCATTTTGTGACGCCTCATGAAAAAATGCGCCGTGCAATTGTGCACATTCAAAAAGAGCTTGATGAACGGATTGCTCAATTTGAGCAACAGGGTAAGTACTTAGAAGCTCAGAGGATAAAGATGAGGACAACTTATGATATCGATATGATGCAAGAGATGGGCTTCTGCAATGGTATTGAAAATTACTCCAGGCATTTGAGTGCGCGTCCGCCAGGTTCTAGGCCGTATACGCTCATTGATTTCTTCCCAAAAGACTTTCTAACTATTATTGATGAGTCTCATGCTTCTGTTCCACAGATAGGAGGAATGTACGCTGGTGATCGCTCTCGAAAAATGGTGTTAGTAGAGCATGGGTTTCGCTTGCCTTCTGCTTTGGATAACAGACCCTTAAACGCGGCAGAATTCGAATCTCTGATGAATCAAGTTGTCTATGTTTCTGCTACGCCAGCAGATTATGAGTTGAAGGAAGTCAAGGGAGAGGTCATTGAGCAAATTATACGACCCACTGGACTCCTTGATCCTCTTATTCAAATGAAGCCTTTAAGAGGGCAGATCGATACAGTAATGTCTGAGAGTCGCAAACGCATTGAGCGGGGAGAGCGCGTATTGGTCACAACACTTACGAAGCGGACCGCGGAAGATTTATCTAATTACCTTAGGGAGTCTGGTTTAAAAGTTCAGTACATACACGCAGAGGTAGATGCCGTGGCTAGAGTGGAGATTTTGCGTTCTTTGCGTCAGGGTGAATGCGACATATTGGTGGGTATTAACTTATTAAGAGAAGGGCTAGACCTTCCAGAGGTCTCATTAGTGGCAATATTGGATGCAGACAAGGAAGGTTATCTGCGCTCGGAAACTTCGCTGATTCAAACAGCGGGTAGAGCTGCGAGACACGTTAATGGAACGGTTATCCTTTTTGCAGATAAAAAAACAAAGTCAATTAACAAGCTGATTGAAGTCACAGAGTATCGTCGCAAAAAACAAATGGCACATAATCAATTGAAAGGCATTACTCCCAAGACAGTTAAAAGGGCGGTTCAGGAGAGTCTATCTACAATTGTTCGAGGCAACAGTGCGTCTTCACGTGTCATGGAAGGTGCAAACCAAGATGGAGATATTTTAGAAACGCTAAGAGAACTTCAGAGTGAGATGGTTGAAGCCTCAGAGAGACTAGAATTTGAAAAAGCAGCGTTGCTGCGTGATCAAATTAAGGAACTCAAAACTCAGCTAGGCAATGATCCGGAAATTCTCGAAGAAAAAACCATGAAGAGGAAAAAAATATCTTACCGTGGGAAAATAAAGAAGATGTCTTAA
- a CDS encoding RDD family protein — MSIRQSQELLVKTPEGVVFSIPLAGMITRTLALLVDFMVIIILAKAVNFVTIWFMLVSSDLMNSLNIILYFIISTGYTIFFEWGLRGQTLGKRLLGLQVIDADALPLKFSQVVMRNLLRFVDALPAFYLVGGITAFFTSKVQRLGDLAANTVVIRHRRADQPSLEKIFAGKYNSFCDYPHLVAKLKQRIDIMEADIALQALSRRDDMSDSDRLLLFDRLASHFKEIIEFPEKTTFGLSSEQYVKNVVDLLFTKKKM, encoded by the coding sequence ATGAGTATAAGGCAGAGTCAGGAGTTATTAGTGAAGACACCTGAGGGTGTTGTTTTTTCTATTCCCTTAGCTGGTATGATTACTCGAACACTAGCTTTGTTAGTTGATTTCATGGTCATCATTATTTTAGCGAAAGCAGTCAATTTCGTAACAATTTGGTTTATGTTAGTCAGCTCAGATTTAATGAATTCGCTGAATATTATTTTATATTTTATCATCTCAACTGGATATACTATCTTTTTTGAATGGGGCTTACGTGGACAAACTCTCGGTAAACGTTTGTTAGGGTTGCAGGTTATTGATGCGGATGCCTTGCCTTTAAAGTTTTCTCAAGTGGTGATGCGAAATCTTCTCAGATTTGTAGATGCCTTGCCCGCCTTTTATTTAGTTGGTGGGATCACTGCTTTTTTTACCAGTAAGGTTCAGAGGCTAGGAGATCTTGCTGCTAATACTGTTGTAATAAGACACAGACGGGCAGATCAGCCAAGTTTAGAAAAAATCTTTGCCGGCAAATATAATTCGTTTTGTGATTACCCGCATTTAGTTGCAAAGTTGAAACAACGGATTGATATCATGGAGGCAGATATTGCTTTGCAGGCTTTGTCGCGTAGGGATGATATGAGTGATAGTGATCGATTGTTACTTTTTGATCGCTTGGCCTCGCATTTCAAAGAAATTATTGAGTTTCCAGAAAAAACAACCTTTGGTCTTAGCTCAGAGCAATATGTAAAGAATGTTGTGGATTTGCTCTTTACCAAAAAAAAGATGTAA
- a CDS encoding PHP-associated domain-containing protein, translating into MPKYRVDLHNHCNCDPIDVLDYSAEQLIDQAKHLGIDVLSITPHRDYFIDPQASAYAKSKGILLIPGVERIVDGKEILILNADPRFFPNDAFSTKADLEKARAYHGDSMLIVAPHPFYPRKTCAHQYLDEIHYLLDAVEFCHFYFPFYNPNQEAEIWAEKNDITILANSDAHQLKMVGYNSSLVEAKQLTAEAIFQGIRDNLVSYEYKYMDLLEFVIYAKNLVMQDLNRRLQRPGVIKRENKRLKALMQHS; encoded by the coding sequence ATGCCTAAATACCGTGTAGATCTACATAATCATTGTAACTGCGATCCGATTGATGTCTTAGACTATTCTGCAGAACAGCTTATTGACCAAGCCAAGCATTTAGGGATAGATGTGCTGAGTATAACTCCTCACAGAGACTATTTTATAGACCCTCAAGCTTCAGCTTATGCAAAATCTAAAGGCATCTTGCTTATTCCAGGAGTTGAGCGCATCGTTGATGGAAAGGAAATACTTATTTTAAATGCAGACCCAAGATTTTTCCCCAATGACGCTTTTAGTACGAAAGCAGATCTAGAAAAGGCTCGTGCTTATCACGGAGACTCTATGCTAATCGTAGCACCCCATCCATTTTACCCTCGCAAGACCTGTGCTCATCAATATCTCGATGAAATCCACTATTTGCTGGATGCTGTAGAGTTTTGTCATTTCTATTTTCCTTTTTATAACCCTAACCAAGAGGCAGAAATATGGGCAGAAAAGAATGATATTACCATTCTCGCAAACTCCGATGCTCACCAACTCAAAATGGTCGGTTACAATAGTAGCCTCGTCGAAGCAAAACAACTTACTGCAGAGGCAATCTTCCAAGGCATACGAGATAACTTAGTCTCCTATGAGTATAAATATATGGACTTGCTTGAATTTGTCATTTATGCAAAAAACTTGGTTATGCAAGATCTTAATAGGCGTTTGCAAAGGCCGGGGGTTATAAAGAGAGAAAATAAGCGACTCAAAGCCCTAATGCAACACTCCTAG
- a CDS encoding LptE family protein produces MIFSRFLLGKFLLLTMLAVGCAGYRLGNIPRTDMEGVETIYVPVVKNLTFEPGLEVVTTNAIIREIENDGTYQTSRLRNADATLDVTITKFSREPLRRDIGDASFVTEYRGVLEAKVSLTNLKTGTLLFKDRTVKGTTDYFFQDNFQEVERQALPLASISLAQKISGMVTDGW; encoded by the coding sequence ATGATTTTTTCAAGGTTCCTCTTAGGTAAATTCTTATTGCTAACTATGCTAGCTGTGGGTTGTGCTGGATATAGACTCGGTAATATCCCAAGGACTGACATGGAAGGTGTAGAAACAATCTATGTTCCAGTGGTTAAGAATCTGACATTTGAGCCTGGATTGGAGGTTGTGACGACTAATGCGATCATTCGTGAAATAGAGAATGATGGCACCTACCAAACGAGTAGATTGCGTAATGCGGATGCGACTTTGGATGTGACAATCACCAAATTTAGCCGTGAGCCTTTGAGACGTGATATAGGCGATGCTAGCTTTGTGACCGAATATAGAGGAGTTCTGGAGGCTAAAGTATCTTTAACTAACCTTAAGACCGGGACCTTGCTATTTAAAGACCGCACTGTCAAAGGAACAACTGATTACTTCTTCCAAGACAATTTCCAAGAAGTGGAAAGACAGGCGTTACCACTGGCTTCTATCAGTCTTGCGCAGAAAATAAGCGGAATGGTAACCGATGGGTGGTAG
- a CDS encoding PTS sugar transporter subunit IIA → MEISGLISETSIIELSGAEGRERVFAEMVDYLVQQGSLPTDLRESVLKNLEEREAKISTSIGDGIGLPHASIQGLPEVLALLAKVDESIDSQSTDGKPIKIFFMILVPFDKYSIHLRTLATVARFLNQPEIKSKLNEAGNKKDLFQIIQSQKFLTSSA, encoded by the coding sequence ATGGAAATTTCAGGATTGATTTCAGAGACAAGCATCATTGAGCTTTCTGGTGCTGAGGGAAGAGAGCGTGTTTTTGCCGAAATGGTTGATTATCTTGTGCAACAGGGTTCTTTACCAACAGATTTAAGAGAAAGTGTCTTAAAAAATTTGGAGGAAAGAGAGGCCAAAATAAGCACGAGTATTGGAGATGGTATTGGCCTTCCTCATGCCTCAATCCAAGGGTTGCCCGAGGTCCTTGCTCTCTTAGCAAAGGTCGATGAGTCTATTGACTCCCAGTCAACAGACGGAAAACCAATTAAGATCTTTTTCATGATATTGGTTCCCTTTGATAAATACTCAATACATTTGCGAACCTTGGCTACGGTAGCGCGTTTTCTTAACCAGCCAGAAATCAAAAGCAAGCTAAACGAGGCGGGGAATAAAAAAGATTTATTCCAAATCATTCAAAGTCAAAAATTTTTGACATCGAGTGCTTGA
- the rpsT gene encoding 30S ribosomal protein S20: protein MANTKSAQKKTRVTERRRLVNKFLVTRARTNEKKIRALVDGGDKEGAKKLYSQFASSIDKASKRGSMHKNTAARKKSRIAVLLKD from the coding sequence ATGGCAAATACAAAATCAGCACAAAAGAAGACACGAGTAACAGAACGCCGTCGACTGGTTAATAAATTTTTAGTGACCCGCGCACGCACCAATGAAAAGAAAATTAGAGCCCTGGTGGACGGCGGTGACAAAGAGGGTGCCAAGAAACTGTACTCCCAGTTTGCTTCCTCTATTGATAAAGCTTCCAAGCGCGGATCCATGCACAAAAATACCGCTGCTCGCAAGAAGTCACGGATCGCTGTGCTTCTAAAAGACTAG
- a CDS encoding stage II sporulation protein M — protein sequence MIVDFDKFVEQEQVYWQELEGMLDKSDKDIGFKMSLAEIQRFQYLYGRVSSDLAKVSVLPSESDIRVYLEGLVARTYSFVHEVRVSKRRFKIVSWIKDKVPSVFRTRVRSFQLSCTFMFIGALFGALAIIWDPASKEIIMPFPHLLGDPSDRVAYEEANKNSETMAGSQGTFASSLMTHNIKVSLFVFALGITAGIGPSILLFYNGVILGAVFADYMIAEETLFLLAWLLPHGSVELPAVLIAGQASYVLAGAIIGREDGKPLTTRIRQVLDDLMHLLGCVAILLIWAGVVESFFSQYHYPVLPYEFKIIFGAIQLVALFYWLLASRRKSEQST from the coding sequence ATGATTGTTGATTTTGATAAGTTTGTGGAGCAGGAACAGGTTTATTGGCAAGAGTTAGAAGGTATGCTTGATAAAAGTGATAAAGATATTGGTTTCAAGATGTCTTTGGCAGAGATCCAACGCTTTCAGTATCTTTACGGTCGTGTCTCCTCAGATTTAGCGAAAGTTTCTGTTCTACCTTCCGAGTCTGATATACGTGTTTATTTAGAAGGATTGGTTGCCAGGACTTATAGCTTTGTTCATGAAGTTAGGGTGAGTAAGCGTCGATTTAAGATTGTATCCTGGATAAAAGATAAAGTCCCATCCGTTTTTCGGACTCGTGTAAGATCCTTTCAGCTGTCTTGCACCTTCATGTTTATAGGAGCATTATTTGGGGCTTTAGCTATTATTTGGGATCCAGCTAGTAAAGAGATTATAATGCCTTTCCCTCATTTGCTGGGGGATCCTTCTGATCGTGTGGCCTATGAGGAGGCAAATAAGAATAGCGAAACTATGGCGGGCTCTCAGGGAACATTTGCTTCTTCTTTGATGACCCACAATATTAAGGTCTCATTGTTTGTTTTTGCTTTAGGAATTACGGCAGGGATTGGTCCATCAATTTTACTCTTCTATAACGGTGTGATTCTTGGAGCGGTTTTTGCTGATTATATGATAGCTGAAGAAACCCTGTTCTTACTGGCTTGGTTACTGCCCCATGGGTCAGTAGAGTTACCAGCCGTTCTTATAGCGGGCCAGGCATCTTATGTTTTAGCCGGCGCTATTATAGGTAGAGAAGATGGAAAGCCCTTAACCACTCGCATCCGTCAAGTTTTAGATGATTTGATGCATTTACTTGGGTGTGTTGCCATTTTATTGATTTGGGCTGGAGTAGTAGAATCCTTTTTTTCTCAGTATCATTACCCTGTTCTACCTTATGAATTTAAAATTATATTTGGTGCTATTCAGCTAGTTGCATTGTTTTATTGGCTCTTAGCAAGTCGAAGGAAGTCTGAGCAAAGCACTTAA
- the rsfS gene encoding ribosome silencing factor yields the protein MPTEGLELAKLCKKYAEDKKCLNPVILDLSELDGPALYFFICSGMADPHLKAISEEVHLRLKEEHQIKPYSKDGNMASQWMIVDYGDVLVHIMSEEKRNYYNLESLWKDAKTY from the coding sequence ATGCCAACTGAAGGACTCGAACTTGCCAAACTCTGCAAAAAATATGCAGAAGATAAAAAGTGCCTAAACCCAGTGATTCTAGATCTCTCCGAATTAGATGGGCCAGCACTCTATTTTTTCATTTGCTCTGGAATGGCTGACCCACATCTCAAAGCTATTTCCGAAGAAGTCCATCTGCGACTCAAAGAAGAACATCAGATCAAACCGTATTCTAAAGATGGTAATATGGCTAGCCAGTGGATGATTGTCGACTATGGAGACGTTCTTGTGCATATCATGAGTGAAGAAAAACGGAACTACTACAACCTAGAGAGCCTTTGGAAAGATGCCAAAACATACTAG
- a CDS encoding ApaG domain yields the protein MPNSSLEHEEISGLWVSVDKVEYCKDAQTPPHKPHQFTYYITIHNDSLQVVTIVGRKWLVTNQEGHRLIIEGDGVIGQFPRLAPGDQFHYHSYHIVSGPSKAEGAYLGKDAEGSGVLARIPSFVMKPPED from the coding sequence ATGCCAAACTCCTCGCTCGAACATGAAGAAATCTCTGGACTGTGGGTTAGTGTAGATAAAGTTGAATACTGCAAAGACGCTCAGACACCACCTCACAAGCCACACCAGTTCACCTATTACATTACTATTCATAATGATAGTTTGCAGGTGGTCACCATTGTTGGCCGTAAATGGTTGGTGACAAACCAAGAAGGTCACCGCCTAATTATCGAGGGAGATGGAGTGATCGGCCAATTCCCCCGACTTGCACCTGGTGACCAGTTCCATTATCACAGCTATCACATTGTGAGTGGCCCTAGCAAAGCAGAAGGCGCTTACCTGGGAAAAGATGCGGAAGGCAGTGGAGTGCTTGCAAGAATTCCCTCATTTGTGATGAAACCGCCAGAGGATTAA
- a CDS encoding response regulator, whose translation MSNIQEMIDQKKFESDNERMAFEEGYKLGIEEHGGNPVEIIALIDDDENVIEMMSTNLQARGYQTLTGASGTECLQILKVNRPDIVVLDLGLQDINGEDISEVIQHDPHLGRIGIILISGLITPDEAKDLNRNEMARGKFKRYVSKPFPIDALCGKIREIRVLQRRDGVVPWAPPLPVEIHFERISVSVSKEFGSKKLTEELTLKEKIAEYIAQGYKPEAFRPIIIEVLSSGKIRLEVEGRSERIVLNNQQQHMVRAQAEELFDRYYPNRASAFPNLLNESSNSKVSKNPYKAATSRPQSPSTYKSEQNTNEDADISRTEPLQPAA comes from the coding sequence ATGTCTAACATTCAAGAAATGATCGACCAGAAAAAATTCGAGAGCGACAACGAACGTATGGCTTTTGAAGAGGGCTACAAATTAGGCATTGAGGAACATGGCGGCAATCCTGTAGAAATTATTGCACTCATAGATGATGACGAAAACGTCATCGAAATGATGTCTACCAACCTCCAAGCAAGGGGCTATCAAACTCTTACAGGTGCCTCAGGCACCGAATGCTTACAAATACTTAAGGTTAACCGGCCCGACATTGTTGTTTTGGATCTGGGTCTACAAGATATAAACGGAGAAGATATTTCTGAAGTGATCCAGCACGATCCTCATTTAGGCCGAATTGGAATTATTTTGATTTCAGGCCTTATCACACCAGATGAAGCAAAAGACTTAAATCGCAATGAAATGGCACGTGGAAAATTTAAGCGATATGTCTCAAAGCCATTCCCCATAGATGCTCTGTGTGGCAAAATTCGAGAAATACGCGTTCTGCAACGCCGTGATGGGGTTGTTCCTTGGGCTCCACCTTTGCCTGTGGAGATTCATTTTGAACGTATTTCCGTTTCAGTATCTAAGGAGTTTGGATCCAAAAAATTAACTGAAGAACTCACCCTCAAAGAAAAAATTGCTGAATACATTGCTCAAGGATACAAACCAGAAGCCTTCAGGCCTATTATTATAGAAGTCTTATCCTCTGGTAAGATTCGCCTTGAGGTTGAAGGTCGCTCAGAAAGAATCGTATTAAACAACCAACAGCAACATATGGTCCGTGCGCAAGCAGAAGAACTATTTGACCGCTACTACCCTAACAGAGCCTCGGCATTTCCTAACTTACTTAATGAGTCCTCCAATTCCAAAGTAAGCAAAAATCCATACAAAGCAGCAACTTCTAGACCACAATCCCCTAGCACATATAAGAGTGAACAAAATACTAATGAAGACGCTGATATATCTAGAACAGAGCCTTTACAGCCCGCCGCTTAA
- the bamD gene encoding outer membrane protein assembly factor BamD gives MRMRKTAWVFLLCALIFSSVQAALVWRPGEGWVQEDSGEVLAASDSKAQMALAKKFEIDENWEAALKSYKILVRRWPLSSSAGEAQFKVGFMAEKAANFWEAYKAYNLVIKKYPGSQFFDLAIERKFSIGRLYLAGEPQKLWKIPLLPSMDKAVEIFQSVIDDAPYGEYAADSYFHIGLARQKQGKWSEAIQAYRTILDRYLNSSIADDAQYQIGYAWYKASSLPEYDQSAAQKSIEAFEDFAVKYPNSEKIIQAEEYMEELNGRQVQGAFNVAKFYETQKNYKAAYIYYNDVVQRSPESNEASEAKKRIAIIRPLVAEELNLPSLEEENTSEQVESERRILQERQERS, from the coding sequence ATGCGAATGAGAAAAACAGCTTGGGTGTTTTTGTTGTGTGCCCTAATTTTTAGCTCAGTGCAGGCAGCGTTAGTTTGGAGGCCAGGGGAAGGATGGGTTCAAGAGGACAGTGGAGAAGTACTAGCCGCTAGTGACTCTAAAGCCCAAATGGCCTTAGCCAAGAAGTTTGAGATCGATGAGAATTGGGAAGCAGCTCTTAAGTCTTATAAGATTCTTGTGAGACGTTGGCCACTTTCATCCTCAGCCGGAGAAGCTCAATTTAAAGTCGGCTTTATGGCGGAAAAGGCAGCAAATTTCTGGGAAGCCTACAAGGCATATAACTTGGTCATAAAGAAATACCCGGGAAGCCAATTTTTTGATCTAGCTATTGAGCGAAAATTTAGCATTGGAAGGCTATATTTAGCTGGTGAGCCTCAAAAGCTCTGGAAGATACCTTTATTGCCCTCCATGGATAAGGCTGTAGAAATTTTTCAAAGTGTGATAGACGATGCACCTTATGGGGAGTATGCTGCTGACTCCTATTTTCATATAGGTCTTGCAAGACAGAAACAGGGCAAGTGGAGTGAGGCAATCCAAGCTTACAGAACGATCCTAGATCGTTATTTAAATAGTTCCATTGCAGATGATGCTCAGTACCAAATAGGCTACGCTTGGTATAAAGCTTCTTCCCTGCCTGAATATGACCAGAGTGCAGCTCAAAAATCTATTGAAGCTTTTGAGGATTTTGCTGTGAAGTATCCTAATAGCGAAAAGATTATTCAGGCCGAAGAATATATGGAGGAATTAAATGGAAGGCAGGTTCAGGGTGCCTTCAACGTTGCTAAGTTTTACGAAACCCAAAAAAATTACAAGGCAGCATATATATATTACAACGATGTGGTTCAACGCAGTCCGGAATCAAACGAAGCTTCAGAGGCTAAAAAGCGTATCGCCATTATCCGCCCTTTAGTGGCTGAGGAATTGAACTTGCCTTCTCTAGAAGAAGAAAACACCTCTGAACAGGTTGAATCTGAAAGAAGAATTCTTCAAGAAAGACAAGAGAGGTCTTAA